A stretch of DNA from Tigriopus californicus strain San Diego chromosome 8, Tcal_SD_v2.1, whole genome shotgun sequence:
GTCATTTCTTTAATCTAGCCATTGCTcactcaaaaacaaaacatgaactgccgcttggttggttggttggttggttggttggttggttggttggttggttgactcTTTGGAATACCAATGAGCTATATTTTGGTGCTCTTCCttcgttctttctctttctgttTTTCTATGGTCGTTGTCGTTCACTTGGAGAGGTGCCGATGGCTACTGGAGCGAGAACACTCACTCGTAAAATCCGAAAATGTTGTTTGGTCGAGGGCACCCGCCATTTGCGCCCTCttcccttccttctttctttcgttctttcgttccttcGGTCCTTCGTTCCTTACTTCGTCCGCTCTTCTTCTTGCCTCTCACCTCTCCGTTCGTTTCGTtagttcgttcgttcgtcccCCTTCGTTCGCTCAACAGTATAAGTTAGTACTAGGAGTAGCCAAGTCCACGTCTGGATCTCCTCCAGTTCAGTTGTGCCCAGTCGGAGCCTCAGATCTGGCAGTATTTGGGTGGATGGAGACATTTGTCTACTACCTTTCGCGCATACACCACTCCCGGGATCTCGATGGGATGAGGATCGAGCAGATGAACGAGCGCCCTCTCGGTTGGTTGGGCTAACTTGAAGATGAGGTGGACGAGGAAGAAGtcgaggtggtggtggtggtgcaaCACACTATCACATAACAGCATTCCGTGCCCATcgtcaacaccatcatcatgatcatcatcaaccACATTATGCTTGCTACGAGCAGTGCACCACCGTTTTTGAGAGGGATGTATGTAGTAAAATATACAACAAGCTGGTAGGCGCGGGCGAGTCCAAGAAAAATCATGGACAACTCTTGGGAATCGAGAATTAGACTTATGGCCGCGAGAGCATCATGCCACCACGAGCACAACAATGACAACCTTAAACGATGAAGTGAAGTCCTGGCGAGCAAATAAGCCAGCCAGTCAAGCGGGGAATGGAATTTCGAGCTGGAGCTGCGGGATTCATGTTGATTTGTCGGCGCATGGATGGTCTGCTCTGTCCTCGACgagagaaaaatgagaaaatattttcccaaTGTTCTTGTGTTActcgagcgagagagaaacAAAGGGCCCGCTAGAAATAGTTCGGACTGTTTTAGTGGTCcaataatcatcatcaccaacaacaacgataacaacaacaagaactaGCTCACTATTTCACCGCCGAAAACGGGTTGTTGACGGATTACTTCTGGTTCATCGGTTGAACGGAATGCGAACATACCAACGTATGTACATGAGGATGGGGGCGAATGTGCTTCTGTTCACCTTCTGGCTTGATCATGTTACACAGATTAGTGAATACCCGTCGGTAATAATTTCGCTCAGCCCACCACCATATTAAAGGAATTCATAGTGGCACTTTCACACGTTTAATATGGAACAAGTAAACAAGGTATACTTGAAGTCATGTAGATAAACTTTTACTATCACATCACACCTACCGAGATAAGCGTAAAGGCAATCTAATTGGAAATTTCACTTCACTTTTCAGGTTGGGAtcagaaagggaaaaaaaatgcCTAGTACTAACACATGtacatttttgtttgctcCTACATTTTAGTGGAAAACGGAAGTTTTCACGGGGAAGATGAAAACTCCAGCTGACATGAGACACATTTTTAGGCTTTCTACTAAATCGGTTCGTTGACGTCTTCTGGTTTATCTTTATTGTTTGTAATGATGGGTATGGCATAATTGGGCTTGAATCCCAGTGGCggccaattcaagacgaaTACGATTATGACTTGATTACTGCTTGAAATGCATCTCATTGGAATCCTTGCAGTTTAGTTTTAAAGCCAATTTATTTGAGGGTGGCAGGCAGATGCATTGGCAAAAGCTtccaatgaaaaggagagaacCGGAGAGAACTCAAGAGTCAGATggagtacatacgtacatgcaGCAGTATATAAATCGGGTAGAGTAGATGGGAGGGGATGGATAGATGATGAAGTCATCGTTGAAGATGAAAACGTGAACGGAGGGGCAGACTAGGGAACAGGGGTAATTTGCTCCCAGTCAACTACCGCAAAATGGAGTCATTGcatgaaccaaccaaccaaccaagcaatcCACCAACCCACCACCCGAACCCAAACCCACCAAGGGGGAAGGGAATGCCATCTATACTCTTTCTATAGACTTCTTTTTCAGCCATTGGATCAACGCTGCTTGGTCTGATAGACCGTTTAAGCAAACACATTACCTCAGATGCACATACGTAGAACAGTACGTACATGAAATGAGACCAAGACATCATACTTCAATTGTCTCATGGTTGGGAATAGATTGAGGGCTCCGAGATCCTAGCAGACGTTTTTATCGCTCCATCCAAATGGTGCATAGGCTGAAACTTTTGATAAGTGCGTAGACTGCCAGTACTTGAAGTTGTCTCAAGTTTGAACACCCCATAAATATGTTGGGCCAAAAGACTCAACTTTTTCGCACTAAACATACCAAACTTCAAGGGCCATTTGCTGTACCAGCCATGCAGTATTTATATCACCTGCCCATGGGTGCATGGAAGCACCGAAGGCCTTCTAACTCCCGTCTTTCTTCCCCAGACAAGGCCAAAGCACAAGGGCAGAAACGTATCGATCCAAAACTGCAGGAAAAGTGATTCCCCCTAAGCTActctctccctccctttcTCTTAGTGCCATGTTCAAGGTGATAAAAAACCTGCAAAATCCGTAGTCTAGTAATGCCACAAATTTCGAGGTTGTTTCTACTTTCACAAAATGTACCACATGAAAATAGAGATGAGGATGGAACTGGGCTGAAATTTGCTCCAAATCCTGTTGGAACCAAAAGAAACTGAGAGGCGCCAGGAGAGAAGTCTCTTCCAGATTTGAGATGCTAGAGTACAATCATTCAAAGGACAAACATATGACTGACTACTAGCCATGTTGTCCATCCACCAATTGTGGCAAACAATGTGTTGATAAAACGTAGGGATCGGATCATCAAACACGGAAAGAACGCCTCCAAAGAGATGGCGGTAGTTTGGAGAAGCGCTCTCTGGTGTGAAGGGGTGCTGGCATGTTATCAGGTCCAAGAAATTAAACACTCTGGGTCAGAGAGCACGGTGCAGCAGTGCTCAAAGTTTCTATCAACGTCGTCCAAGGCCCAAGACAAAATATTGAGACAGAAAATCCCTTCTGGGTAGCTCCGAAAAGTCTGTTTTGTTGACTCTCAGACAATTTATGAAGGCTGTGTGTTTTGAAATGGCAGAACGAAATGCCCCAAGGGCTAACGGTTGCCCGAGCCAAACCCAGTGAGCTTTCCTCCCTGGCCGAGGTATGAGTTCTCAAGATCGTCAACCTTTTCAAGATTCCCTTTGGGAGAGCAATTCAGTCCAAGTTGTCTCCTCCCCTGCATGGTTTTGATACTTCCAGCTCAAGGCCACGTGGTCGCCAAAGCCAAGCAATACGACAAAGTGCCTCTGTACAATTTGGCCCGGAGGTTGTCCTTGGAACTGTCAAAATTAATCTTTCGTGGATCCTGTACCGTACAGTTCATAGTTATATTATATGCTTTGTCCGTAATTAGTCTTGTTGTGAGCGAGAAATATGAGCCCAATCAAACACGCTATGAACCGATTATTCCGCTCCAAATGAACTTTTGACCGCAAACCACTCATTACGGCACATCGAAGAGGATTTCTCGGTTCTTGATTTGAGCTGTTTCCACGTGATTTTGAGATCCCATTACGATAGCCACGTGCTGGTGAGATCAAATAATTCAACGAACGGAACGAAGGCGAATGAGTTTCGGCacaaacaaataaagaaacgAACAGGCCAAGGGCCGAACACTGGTGCCTCTGTGATCGAAGCTTGAAGGAATGGATCGGATCAAGGAGTGAGGCGCAAGGAGGAACAGATTGAGACTGGAAGTGGGTAGCTGAAGCAAAGAAAGTCGTTTTCAGAAGATTAGGAAGAGTTAAACGATATTCCTGGGAAACTGGTGAATAATTGATTCGTCTGAGCTTTGCTCTGTGGTGGGACTCCTAACATCAAAcgaacttttttgcttttccttAGGGCCCTTGGcacacacatacgtacgtgAATAGAGTGCTTGGAGGCCGAGGATTCCAGAACGATAGTAGTTCAGTAGTCCGGTGGAAGCAAGCTGTCGATCAAGAAAACCTCGACTCTGCCGCTGCTTGGCTTTCTTTCATCTTGGCAAACTTGAAACAATCAATATTTGAACGcgtttttgataaaatattaACCCACTAACTTAAACTTGGTCTCTTTTTGCTCTAACCCTCTTTCCCTCACCTCAGCATGatcaaaggaaagaaagattgAGGCCAAAAGTGGCCCTTTTTCCTTCCAATTTTCTCGATCTATTCCTAGCTCATGTTCCTCTATCCTCCCGGTCTTACGCACGCAGTACACAGTCACTAGTTGGGTCCTCTTGGCAGCCTTCAAATAGATGGAGAGCCTCCCTTTGAGTGATGGAATTGGTATTGTCACATTTGAAGTGAAAATGAGATTAAGGAGCTCGTTGGAATCCTCAcattctttttgaaagaggGTTACATTTGGCAAACGATCAGACTTTTGTTTCCTCTTTTCTCGGCATGATCTTCACGTAAGGGTGGGTCTCCACGCATTGAAGAGGCTTGGTCATTGTGCTCATCAAAGTATTGATTGATGCCAGTTTGACTGGATTCGGATTATCTTCATGCAAACAAATTAAGCTCTCCCTTCTGCTTCAGTTCCCAAGtagcaatggaaaataatcttCTCCCTAGATGTTTCCCTGTGCAAAATGAAGCATGATGGTACACAACAGCAAATGTCCCAAACAATTGATACAGTAATTCTCGTTCATCCATATTTTGTTGAGCTCATTTCTCTTTGAAGTTTCCCAAATTCGTCCATAGGAGCCTGACGAAAGTTTCAATCACGAACTGGGGAGTTCATCATTGTCTCGTCCACGTGATCATGTTGCCTCTCGGTATAAAAAAAGCTGTTAAGAAAGGACCACCAAGATCCCACTCATTGTTACATGGGCGGATCAATAAATCTCTTTGGAGAGACCTTGTGAACCCATTGGGTCTTAATTCGAGGAAAGCATTACAATAATAACCTCCGAGCGTTCTTTCCTCTTCCCGCGCGCTATCTTTAAAGCTCAACACGTGCTGGCAGGTTTTACTATGACCTGAatcttggaacttggaaaaTTGTACTAGATCCCACAATGTCTTCTTTCAGCAAACAGACATATCGCTGGGTTGCCACTGGATACGACAAATCAAGCGTTTCTGAAAGTGCATTAATTGGATTGTTGAGTGTGTGCCTGTTAGGTAGAGGATTTCCATCCGATTGTGTGTGATTAAGAGTGACTGTAATTATCCACTCATACACAAAGCTTTACCCATTGGTGCGGGTAACATATTATTACATTAATTACGTCGCAATGAGTTTCTCTCACTTGTCTGTGCATATTCGTGTACTCCAAAATTCTGGTGAGCTCACAATGGAACCGTGAGAATGACTCGATGGTGAAATGAGTGAGATCACATCCCAAATGGCGTGAAGAAAATTTCTGGATCATTCCAAAGTGGAAAGAAGTCGAATCGAAATCCCTCAGAGAAGTTCTAAGATATCAAGACCATGCGAAAAAAATCTTGTAATTGCCTTTTATCATATcccaaatgtttcaaatgtggAAATAAACGTTGTTTCATGACTATTTTCAGAACGGAATCAAGGGAATTTTTTAGAATCATACATCATACTTCTATTACAAGTAGAATGTTAACGAAAGGCATTGAGCCCTCAATGAACAGAGGTTACGCCcatcaaaataaatgaaaatatgtagCCAAGCGGTTTCCGTTTTGAAAGTCATTAAGGAGGTAACTTGGGTTGCCCTTTTCGAACCCGCACGTGTCCGCCTTAGCTGGCCTAGCACAGTCAATGGCATTTCTCtctcaatctctctctctctctctccccccaTATTTGGTACCAACGATGAGCCGATAGAGCCGTACTTGGAACCATTTTCTGTGTCATAGCTGAATACATACATGACTATGAGGTTTATGTGGGGTCGACAATCAGGATGATGCCTTCGTCGCAACGAGATCTCAAATTGGGATTCCCCTTGCTCCATCCAGCCGTCAGGGCAACACCCAATCGTCGATATTTGATGCCATGTGCACACATTATTAAACGCGCTCCAATGATTTGTTCCCCTTAGACCGTCCAATGGAATTGGACCCTAAACTATTCACAAAACTATCGTCCTATCTAATAGATTTGTGaatgaaccactggaacatGGAGGGGGTTGCAAAGGtcgaaaaaaacatttcgaaATCTTGTTAGAAGTCTAACAAACATATTATGTGCTTCTTCAAAGCGGCCTCAGGTCGCTACAATTGGGTACTTTAACTTTCGGCTTGATTGAACGGCTGGATCAGAAGCTATGCCTTTCTCAAAGCTTAAAATAGCTCTGTTCCCTAAATATACAGAATATCTAATTAGCTGATTTTCAACCTGAGCGTCCACTTTCATATTCCAGCGGCTCATGCATGCTCCATGCCATCATGGTTTTAGTGTGATCATTGATGACAAATCGAGATTGTCTATTGGAGGCTTTAGCTTTCTGGAGCCTTTCGTTATGATCACGTGCCTCGGTTGCAATGAAAACCATGGGCCGCTTGGCAGGTGTTGGCCAAGACTTGAACGCCGCGTGGTTGCCGTTGTTTTAACTTTTCCTAAGATCATCTCCTTAACTTAATGCCCGGGTAGCTCCAACATGATATTACGATTTTCCGACTCGAGATTTACACGATGTGTTGTTCTCTGCTATCACCTGCAAATGGTTATCGCTCTTACCACATGCAGTACCTAATGTACACATACATCCTACGAAGGGCGTCCACACTCTCATGACGGGAGAGATGATCTACTTTCAAACACGAATCCGCTTCCGctccctcctccttcctcaATGGTTTTGCTTAACTATGTATCCGCTCATTGTTGTGTACAATTCTCACTGGCCCATGAATGTGCCTGCATGGATGTTTGGTAAACCAATCATGAAAcgaggaagaaggaggagaaaagcCCACCAGCCCACACTCGCCGGAGTGAACGTAGTCGAGCTCTTTAGATCTCAGATAGAGAGAAGGGGGAGGTAGGGGAGTACATCAGTTCGAATTTGAAGCTTTCGGGATCGACTTGGGTGGTCCTACAGTTCAAGCTTGTCCGTACCCTATGATGTATGGTCTATGTCCGTAGTTCGAGCATTGAGGTAATTACAAGACGTGCGTTTTGCGGTGAACAAGCACGTGAAAATGTCTCTGTTGTAACCGGCAAAAGTGACAAACGCGCCCAGCAGAGCGGGCTCTTTTGGCATTCTGCATTTCATATCTCtatatcaaattgaatttcacatAGTGTCAGATTTTTCTTGGTTCATCTTAACACCGTTGATCCAAGAATCAGGGAACCGAAACAAAAGACATTGGATCACGtttgggttgaaaattgtgacATTTTATGCATGCAAGGATTCCTGCACTATGATTCAATTTACAAGCGCTTCTTTTCTTGTGTATTGAAGGCAAGTTTCCTTTCAGCCACTGAACTACACAAGTCAACGTAGAAACCAATCACGGGTCCAGTTCACGAGAGAAGCGACTGCGCCTCCAAAGAGGCCCACCGTACTCACCGTATTTTCCAGCTTACTATCCAGTCGAGTAGACAGCCCAGAGTTTCCAGGGGGATATGATCACAACTCACGTCAGTTGTCAACACAGACATTATTTCAAGCTACTTTTGGCCCTACTTATTCTCCTCATGAGTGAATATCTTCTCCAATGCTCCAATGTTGGAAGGACGGGAACTGATCAAGAAACTCGTGTATTTGAAACCCGATCGATTAAGGTGGTCGGTGTGCTTTATAGAGGTTGAAATGGGTCCTTCCTTGCGGATGGGTCTGGTTGTTAGTTTGGCTTCAATTTAGCGGCAATTTAGCACCCTGTTCCAAGTTTGAGTGGACCAGACAATCTACTCTTCCATCGTCTGATGCCAGAACCACGATTATCCTGGCAGTCACCATTACTCCGTTCAATTGCTCGACAGTTGCACCTTGCGAGGATAGAATCAACGGACCTCACCCTCAACCTTGATGAGGTTGAGTCCCCAAAATGAAGACGTTTTAGACTACAATTGCCACGGCGACTGTGATTGCCAACCTGTCATAAAATACCCTTGGTGTGTCAACTACATAGATACGTGATCGTCTTTTCTCCTAGAATGGATGGCTGGCTATTGATCTCTGTcttttgaagctaaaaacgGGCAAACCCAGGTGGTTGTCGAAGAAAAGGTAAGTTGTCCATCCATTGAGGGTTGAAAAAGGATCTGGGTCGGGTCTCTCTTTTTCACTCTACCATCTTTGTTGAATTCGTTTGCCTTGGCAAATTTTGCGACATGTCAACGAACATCTACCACGAGTATAGTAGTGTTGCACACTGTCAAATGTGCACCTCACACGTCACACTTTACTAGCCGGGGCCATGTCCAAACGATTGTGGAGTGTGGACTGGGGAAAAAGATCAAAGCACTAAACGTAGGGGTAGataacaaatttgattcaggCCACAACGAGCAGACTTCAAAGGCCTCACTCTCAACGGGGAAAGTTGGTTGAGCCCTTGTTCAGCCAAAACACATGCCTGCCGTATCCAGGGGCAGTGCCGAGAACGAAATAAAGGAACTTGTAAATCTTGATGTCAACTTTCAAAGCCTCCTTAGCTTTGGAAACATCAGACGGACGGCGTTTATGAAAACGAGGGAATGAGGAAAGCGCGTGTCTTTTAACTTTTAACTCGAACGGTGTattaatgacaaaaaaaccaaagCGGATGCCTTAAAAAGCTATACAGCCATCATATATCGTCATGGTAAATGTAATCATATTCACATTCTTCCTCGTTCTCGTGGGAATTTTCGTGTTCGCGTGGCATTGATGTGATATATTTGGCGACTGCCATTACCAAGAATCGATACTGTACGGGTTGCTGAACCTGGAATCGAGACAATACGATGTTGCGTGATTCATTGATTGAAACGCTTTTTCCATGCATGCAGAATTAGAATTTGTATGAATGGGTTATACTTTACCATCAAACATCGGTCCTCTCTCATCTGGCAAACCACTCGAGGCACATCAATATGCGTTGCTCCCTCCTCTATTCGATTTAATATATTATCCAAGCCGATCAAAGTTCCAGTTCGTCCCACTCCAGCCGAGCAGTGGACCACAATAGGTGAGAGTGGGTCGGAGCTCACCATCAACGCATTCATGGCTTGCCTGAGCTCCAAAACTGAATCGGGACTTTCCGGCACGCCATGATCTGGCCACTCCTGATACTGCAAATGCCTTACGTTGATGGTATGATCGCCCTTAGTGACTCGAAGGTGGTCCAAAGCAAGGCCCTTCAAGTGGAACTCTCTTTTGGATTTCTTCGTGGAAACCACTTGAATGGGCCCAAATTGACGCTCATGTTTCCCTGGCCAATATTGATGACATTTAACATTACCTAGAGAGTCAGGGTGAAATTAGGAAAAGACAACGTGCTTGGAAAGCGTCTATGCCAAAGCAAGCGGTTGGTCATTTATTCCCACGTACCTCCTTCTTTCAGTCGTGTGACCATGACAATGAGACTAACTTTGTAATCTAGGATCATCTGCCAAAACGCTTGCCTTGTTTCGGGCAGAGGCCCTTGAGTAGCAATAAAACGTCTTTCTCCTTGGTGGTTCCGGATCCAGCTGGCATTCACATAGTCCTTGCCGTCCACAGGAGTCTTCAGGATCACTCGGCTGTGATTATACGGGATGATGTTACTGTACCGATTCAAACTTGTCCCCAACGAGGAACGTGGAACGCCTTGCCCGACGCTTTTAGATGTTTTGGGAATGTTCACTTCAACATCCCAGGATTGAATGTTTGAATAATCCACattcagattgaaattgggcTCTCGAATGCGTTGGTCAAACATTTTGATGGCAATCGGGGAAGATGGAGCACTTTGAATGAGAGGAGTTGGTTCCACAGACCGATTAGAGTGCTTTGGCAGGCTTAATTGTAGATTGAAATAGCACTCTTTAATCCTCCGAAAGAATTTGTCCAATGTTTGTGCTCCGTCGTATTTGACTAACCAATATACGAAAGCACATATCATGGCAAAAAGTAGGGCCAAAAGAATACGTACGGCTCTTAGAGGAGACGTTAGTAGTCGAAATTCAATTACATCCGAGTACATCAGAACAGTCTGACTTTTGTATTTGTAATGAATTTGGATTGGAAGCATTGccaatgttgaattgaattcgATATTGATGCCCGTTTTGTTGACACGATTCCGAAGAGCGGGACCTACGCAAGAATTGCTGGAATTCGCTTTAAATAAGTCCTCCATTGAAAACAGATTCATGCCTATTTGGTAGGTTGTGCTCTTGAGAAAGCATAAATTGGCCACCGACTCCGACACTTTCACCGTGCATCGGCCTGTGGCGATTTCCACGACTCTAGGCTCGATTTGAATCAAAGCAGCCTCGATGGTTTGAGTTTGAGTTCGAACggtgtttgtggtttcatcGTTCTTGCATCCCAGAGCCTTCACCGCCAACTCAATCGTCTCTCCGGGTTGCAAAGTCGGCCTTGTAGTAATGACTATATCACGCGCAAAGGTTAAGGGAATTGCCGACTCCGAAGTAGCACCTACAAGCTCCAATTCGATGACGCTTGTACTGTTGAGGAATGCGTTGGACGGCAATTTCACTCGAGCTTGTAAAAATGGGTTAAAAGGAGTCAAAGCCTCCATTGGCGATACAGACGTCAACACAGTCTTGGGTGCACTGATGGCGTTGCAAATAGTATGTACAAATTGGCAAACCTTTTTGGAACTAGACGTGGCTTGAAGCTTAAAAGTCACACAAAAATGATACTCTTCCTTGGCTTTCAAGTTATGGCACTCACCCTCCTCAGATGTTTTCTTAGATAGATTCTTTAGGCTGCATGTCAGAACTGTCTCGGAGAGTTGACCTTGGTTTGGGCAGATGGTAAATGATAAAAGCTCGATGGTGTTTTCACTCGGTTTTGGCCTAACAGTTATATTGACATCCCTCAAGGATGGGATAGTTTTATAATCTAGGTAACTAGAATCACCCCAAGAGTGATTATTATGGCCACGAACTGCAAAACGTATGTCGCTATTAGCAATCAAATTTGGAAGTTGTCTTTTCGTCTCCACGCTTTGATATGTCACATTAGGGATTTGCTCGCGCTGCACATTTTTACAATATTTCCCATCTGAAGAATTCGAAGGAATGCTTGTCCATTGAATTTCGTAAAAATCCGGTTTGCAATTACCTTTGTCAGTTGTCTTGATCGTGATCGTGCGCtggccattttcattttgatcgaTGCTAATATTGGGACTTCTGGGAACATTGGGCGGAATTGTAGTAGTATTGGCACATAATGTTTTGTTTGACTGATTGTCAATGGTTAGATTCATGCAAATATTGTAGCCAAAGCACGGCTTGATATCGTGATCAAGGGTAAAATGTTCATCGTTTAGAAATGAATCATAGTCTAACTCAAACCTCTTCTCGATTCCATATGCTTCGTTTTTGCGAAAAAGAGTGCCGTTGATTTTCCCGGAATAAAGCTCAGGTTCGAGATCCAGTGTAATGTTAACTCCATTACGTAAAGCACGCACAAAATAATGTTCTTCCGTGATTTGAATGCTTGGCGCCGTTAGGTAGACTACCGATGAACTCCAATCACTCGTAAATAGTGAATTCGATACTGCCACTTTCACTTCATATTGGGAATATGGAAATAAATCCGTAATTACTCTCGAATTTTCAGTaaagttttcaaagatttcttcttctttaacttcattttttttcgagcaACAAGGCGTTTCGTCGCGGTAGGATTTGCATTCATAATAAAGCGTAAACTTGGTTAGATTACCATTTAGGTTGACGTTGTCGTAGTTCCAGTGGACGGTAATGGAAAAGGGCTCCAATGCgacattttgttttaaaactgTGGGTGAACCCTCTGGTTTTTCTTCTAGCGTGCGAATCAGCCAACTCTTTTCATATTGGCATAGGGCAGAGTTTCCACCGACTGTTCCACCGACTGTTCCCTCGACTTTCAATGATATTAGGTATTCTTGATTAGGGTGCAAGCCCTTCAGTTGAAATTTGTTACTTTGATTCAATGAGGAATTTTGGATCTTCAATTCATATCTATAGTTTGACAACTCCGCAGGAACTTGAACATCGATTTGACGACTGTGGGGAGTGAATGAAAGATTCACTTCATTTGTTGAGATTATCGCAAGTCGAGTGGAACTCATTTGGTTCCATTGGGAATTGTGTTGTTGTACACTAACGTTGCATTTGTGGGTTGTCCCTGGACATAGTTGCTCAATGTGGATAGTTTGATTATAGGTTTTATTCATTCTATGATGGGTCGCGGGACACTCGATCATAACTGCTGTTGTCCACGATTCACATTTCCTATCAATTCCAAACACCTTGAGGTGTGCGCTGAAGGTGGTAATGGATTCGGTTGGAACAGTCAC
This window harbors:
- the LOC131884562 gene encoding uncharacterized protein LOC131884562 isoform X3; translation: MNLTIDNQSNKTLCANTTTIPPNVPRSPNISIDQNENGQRTITIKTTDKGNCKPDFYEIQWTSIPSNSSDGKYCKNVQREQIPNVTYQSVETKRQLPNLIANSDIRFAVRGHNNHSWGDSSYLDYKTIPSLRDVNITVRPKPSENTIELLSFTICPNQGQLSETVLTCSLKNLSKKTSEEGECHNLKAKEEYHFCVTFKLQATSSSKKVCQFVHTICNAISAPKTVLTSVSPMEALTPFNPFLQARVKLPSNAFLNSTSVIELELVGATSESAIPLTFARDIVITTRPTLQPGETIELAVKALGCKNDETTNTVRTQTQTIEAALIQIEPRVVEIATGRCTVKVSESVANLCFLKSTTYQIGMNLFSMEDLFKANSSNSCVGPALRNRVNKTGINIEFNSTLAMLPIQIHYKYKSQTVLMYSDVIEFRLLTSPLRAVRILLALLFAMICAFVYWLVKYDGAQTLDKFFRRIKECYFNLQLSLPKHSNRSVEPTPLIQSAPSSPIAIKMFDQRIREPNFNLNVDYSNIQSWDVEVNIPKTSKSVGQGVPRSSLGTSLNRYSNIIPYNHSRVILKTPVDGKDYVNASWIRNHQGERRFIATQGPLPETRQAFWQMILDYKVSLIVMVTRLKEGGNVKCHQYWPGKHERQFGPIQVVSTKKSKREFHLKGLALDHLRVTKGDHTINVRHLQYQEWPDHGVPESPDSVLELRQAMNALMVSSDPLSPIVVHCSAGVGRTGTLIGLDNILNRIEEGATHIDVPRVVCQMREDRCLMVQQPVQYRFLVMAVAKYITSMPREHENSHENEEECEYDYIYHDDI
- the LOC131884562 gene encoding uncharacterized protein LOC131884562 isoform X2, with protein sequence MGKNFVFIVHLLCILAMILPIIDASSCEEIKYNETDKKAWTDMEKNLTVEVNDKNDQITINAVSNNIQKHLEVTDYLKNCTSGLFVNISLPQSSTFNVSFRDLGQKIEKSLRLDPCTNVSVRITAVFNRKNASFTNSPFVIRRSLLTKPNVQDLNVTVPTESITTFSAHLKVFGIDRKCESWTTAVMIECPATHHRMNKTYNQTIHIEQLCPGTTHKCNVSVQQHNSQWNQMSSTRLAIISTNEVNLSFTPHSRQIDVQVPAELSNYRYELKIQNSSLNQSNKFQLKGLHPNQEYLISLKVEGTVGGTVGGNSALCQYEKSWLIRTLEEKPEGSPTVLKQNVALEPFSITVHWNYDNVNLNVKVAVSNSLFTSDWSSSVVYLTAPSIQITEEHYFVRALRNGVNITLDLEPELYSGKINGTLFRKNEAYGIEKRFELDYDSFLNDEHFTLDHDIKPCFGYNICMNLTIDNQSNKTLCANTTTIPPNVPRSPNISIDQNENGQRTITIKTTDKGNCKPDFYEIQWTSIPSNSSDGKYCKNVQREQIPNVTYQSVETKRQLPNLIANSDIRFAVRGHNNHSWGDSSYLDYKTIPSLRDVNITVRPKPSENTIELLSFTICPNQGQLSETVLTCSLKNLSKKTSEEGECHNLKAKEEYHFCVTFKLQATSSSKKVCQFVHTICNAISAPKTVLTSVSPMEALTPFNPFLQARVKLPSNAFLNSTSVIELELVGATSESAIPLTFARDIVITTRPTLQPGETIELAVKALGCKNDETTNTVRTQTQTIEAALIQIEPRVVEIATGRCTVKVSESVANLCFLKSTTYQIGMNLFSMEDLFKANSSNSCVGPALRNRVNKTGINIEFNSTLAMLPIQIHYKYKSQTVLMYSDVIEFRLLTSPLRAVRILLALLFAMICAFVYWLVKYDGAQTLDKFFRRIKECYFNLQLSLPKHSNRSVEPTPLIQSAPSSPIAIKMFDQRIREPNFNLNVDYSNIQSWDVEVNIPKTSKSVGQGVPRSSLGTSLNRYSNIIPYNHSRVILKTPVDGKDYVNASWIRNHQGERRFIATQGPLPETRQAFWQMILDYKVSLIVMVTRLKEGGNVKCHQYWPGKHERQFGPIQVVSTKKSKREFHLKGLALDHLRVTKGDHTINVRHLQYQEWPDHGVPESPDSVLELRQAMNALMVSSDPLSPIVVHCSAGVGRTGTLIGLDNILNRIEEGATHIDVPRVVCQMREDRCLMVQQPVQYRFLVMAVAKYITSMPREHENSHENEEECEYDYIYHDDI